The genomic stretch TTGGCGTAAGTGCGGCACGTTTGGATAATTTTCGACGACTTTGTGAAAGATGTAGCCATATTGAATTGACTCGGAAATCATCTCTTGAGGCAGAAATAAAGCGTCCAGTCTTGCGTTGGCATATTCCGCAGGAAGTTGCAGAGGTAGTTCCGCCGATGGCAAGAACTGCTGTTTCTCGACGAGAAATGAACCGATGTAATTACCGTCGAAAACAAAACTGACCGAAATCGTGCCGCTGCCATCAGTAGACAATGTCAGACAAGCAGTTTGACCACGCTTGGAGAATTCATCCAATAACCCGAGCGCTACAGTCGGCGTATTCGAGACAGGAAGACCCTCGATCGGACAACCAAGGAACAAAGAAGACATAGACAAGATTATCTCTTCAGGCAAGGAATAGAGCTGCACGTCTGTGCCGCTCGACTGAAGATCTCCAATCATCAGATACATTGCAGTTTCGGTCGTGTATGGTTGCGGCTTTGGACTTTTAGTACCATATATGCAACCAACAACTCGTCCTTCGAAGAGCAAGGCTGCAGAACGTGAGAGCTTTTCTTCGTTTTGCGCCTTCAAGCAACCGGTAAACTTAGTATTCTCAATGTGCTCCATCAACTCAGCGAGCGTATGCTCGTTGCTCGTCATGGTGCGAATATTTCCATCAAGAGAGGGCATTACGACGTCGATAGCGCGTCGTAATTTCATGTTGGTAGGGTAAGAGTCAGCCCAGACAGAAAATGCATTAATGGAGTCGCTACTGGTGCTCAATTGAACGCGTTCAGTGGTGCCTATCATGTAAGCAAAAGTGAGCAGAGCTCTGTCACCGTGCATACAAACGAAAGTAGCAGGCACCTGACGACCAATATCCAGAGGGTCTTGACTAGGCAGAAAACCCTTAATGCCGGCCGGTGCAACTGTTACCAGATAGCCACCGGTTTCCGGTGCCTCAACACGGCACAGGACGCTCTGTCCAGGACGATAGCCTTTTGTTTCGCCAGCAGTCATGATGCCAGGATTTTAGCATCTTATCCGAGCGTCAACTAGTCGGCTTTTGGTTTGGATGCCTGGGACTCGGAAGCGTCGTTACCTGACTGAGCCGCATTAACTTTAAGAGGCTCAGAAGCATTCTCAGCAGAGGCAATTACCTTACTCTGGTTGACACCGTCTACCGCAGTTTTTCCTGACTTTGTAGGACCCTCTATGTCAATTGCATTGACCACGCTCTTTCCGGCATAGCAGACCACTCTACCCAGCCCGGTGATACCTAGTTTGCGCGCCGCTGCTTTTGAGAGGTCCACTACTCTGTTGTGAGCGTAGGGACCACGATCGTTGACGATCACCTCGCAACAAGAGCCTGTATCCGGATTCTTCACTAGAATTTTGGTGCCAAATGGCAATGATCGGTGCGCACAAGTCAACTTCGAATTATCGAAAATCTCTCCGGATGCGGTTTTACGCCCGTTGAATTTGTCGGCATAGAACGAAGCCACACCATGAAAAACCTTCCCAATTTTTGACTCTATTTTGCGAATCGGCGAAGATAGTGCCGGTGTCGTGAAAATGAGCAACACAAAGACAACAGCGCAAAAATAGCGCACGATGTTAATCATGATCAAAGTCTCTTAAAGTCTATCGCTGTGCAGAAAGCAGCTGTTTAGCTTTCGTGCTGGTCTCGACGAAGCTCTTCACTTTTAAGTTCCCGCGCTGCGCCATACGCCGACAATGGCTCTAACCAGCGAGGATTGCTCTGGATCGCTTACGCAGGTCTTCGGCTTCGAAAGTACGCCCCTGAGCGCTGTACAACTCCGCCAGGTCCTTCAGCGCATTACCGACCGCTTTGTGATCTGGTCCATAGTTCTTTTCGTATATTTGCACAGCGAGATTTGTTAGAGCAGCAGCTTTATCGTACTTCTTGCGCTCCTCGTAGAATTTGGCCATCGACAACAAGGTCGTTGCCACTTCGGGATGTTCGGTGCCCAGCACCGTCGAAAAAAGTTCCAGAGCGCGGCGATACAACATCGCGGCCTCACCATCTCTGCTCATTTTGTAGTACAAGACCGCAAGATTATGCAAGTTGGTGGCAATCTCAGAGTGATCAGGCTCCGGATTTTTTTCGTATATCTCAAGAGAGCGCTTGTACAGAGGCTCCGCCTCGGCGTACTTACCCTGATACGAATAGTTGTTGGCCAGGCTGCGAAGTGTTTCAGCCACTTCGGCGTGGTCCATTCCCAGCAACTCTTCTTTCACCGACAGTGTCTTCAGGTAGTAGGCATCAGCATCCGCAAATCGTCCCTGTTTTCGATAAATTCGAGCCAGAGTCTTCAATCCGTTCGCTACTTCCTTGCTGACCAGACCTGCATTTGCTTCTTTAACAGCCAGGGCGCGCAGCATCAGAGGTTCGCATTCGTTGAAATTGCCAACCGAAGCGTAGAAATTAGCAAGCTCTTGTAAACTATCAGCTACATCAAGATGTTCAGCACCAAGCATGCTCTCTTTAATCTGCAGCGCCTGACGATAAAGCTGTTCGCACTCGTGCAATTTGCCCTGAAAACCCTGATTCTTGGCCAGCGCTGTCAAGCATTCAGCCACTTCTATGCTCTGGTCGCCAAGATTACGTGCTCTAAGCTCAAGTGCCTCGGTTATGCGCGGCTCGGCCTGCTGATATTGACCGACTGAATTGTAGAGGGTTGCCAAATCTAAGCAGCTAGTGGCGATCTGCAAATCGCGGTAATTTTGCCTGGCGAACTCCAGAGCCTCAAACCAGGCTTTCTCGCAGTCTTCGTATCGTTGCTCGACGAAGGCCAACTGACCTGCCTGCCGCAGTTCTTCCCAGTCCAATTTGACATCCTGCATCTTGTATCCGCCCAGCAAGCCCGGAATTATTATCCTCCCACATACTGTAAAACAAAACTGCTTGACTTTGGCAACCCATTAAGCGGAGTAACGCTTATCCTCTGTGACGGGGAAGGAGTTCAGATGGAAGCTCGCGGTTCGACGCGGTGTTATGTTAGATGGGCAGTGACGATTCGCCAAAGAAAATGACAAGACTCTATGAAATACCATTGCTTTACGACCTTGCCTTCAGGCGCATGGCTATTACTAACAACGTGGACGGGCTTCTGGCTTGTCACGAGCGCTTCGGCAGCGAGCACGAACTGAAAAATGTCCTTGAGTTGGCGGCGGGACCAAGCCGCCATGCCCTGGAATTCGCGAGCAGAGGCTACCTCGCAACTGCAATCGACAACTCGCCGTCGATGTGTTTCTATGCCACGAAACTTGCCGGCGACCTATCTGTCCCCTTGAATGTTAACAACGAGGACATGCTCGATTTCAATATCTCAGAGAATTTTGATCTGGCTTTTATCCTGCTTAATTCAATCGGGCACGTACACACGGCAACAGATCTCACCAGACACCTGGCTGCAGTCTCAAGACATCTGAGTCGAGACGGGTTATACGTGGTCGAGGCTCATTACCCTCACTGGAGTGGTCGCGAGTCAATCAAACAGTCGTCTTGGCCAGTCGAGTTAGAGGGCATTCAACTACACGTCGACTTCGGTGCCACTGACGATGAATTCGATGTCGACACCAGGGTTCGCAGTCTCAAATTGCACATTTACGGTTCGGTGATGGGCAACTCAGTAGACCTAGCCGACCATCTGATGATTCGCTCATGGTCGGCAGATTGCTTCGAAGAAACAGTTGCAGAGAGCGGGTTCTTTGAGATTGCAGCTAAACTCAGTTCACTCGACCCAGATCAGCCATTCAATCCAGCTGAGGCCGGGCGGCTCGTCTATGTTCTGAAGAAAAAAGACGGTTTGCTCAGTCAGAACGCGTCAAAGCAACAATAATTTCTTCGTGCAGTGGATGATCGCCAAGAAGTACTCTTCGCTCGCCATGTTCATAGTCGGCAAATTCGAATCCTGGTGCAACGGTGCATCCCATCAAAGCAAAATTACCGCCGGGAGCCAACCTCGAGCCCTGCCAGACCCGTTTGGGGACGACATACTGCAGTTGGTGACCAGAGGCGATGTCTTTACCGAGGGTGACTTCGGTCAATCTGCCGGACTGATCAATCAAAGACAGCACAACTGGGTCGCCAAGATAGAAGTGATAAATTTCGTCAGACTTTAGTCGATGGAAAGCTGAGAAAGTAGAAGAGTCCAACATGTAGAAGATAGAGGTCATCGTTGCTCTTTCATCTTCGTATCGCAGCGGCAAAGAAGATTTCGCCAACATCTCAGGAGCGCGAAAAATCTCCTTGAAGAAGCCCCCTTCTCCAGGTAATGGTTTTAGGTCAAGCATTGCCTTTAGTTCGTCAGCTGTCATACTGAACCTCGAGTTGTTTGTCTGCAAATACCGCAGATAAAGAATACACTTCCATTCTCAAGTTTCAGGAGCAAAAAATTGGCAAAACGAGCCCTCGTAACCGGAGCATCCGAAGGAATTGGTTTTGAACTCTGCAAACTGCTGGCTAAAGATGGCTATTCCATCGTACTTACGGCTCGCAATCAACAGCAACTTGAGAAACGAGTTGAGCAATTAAAAGAGCATAAAATCGAAACTCACATCATTGTCCAGGATCTTTCTTTGCCCGATGCGTGCGAAAAAATAGTGGAAGAACTGACTGCAAAAAACCTGCAAATAGACATTTTGATAAACAATGCGGGATTCGCCAATTACGGCTATTTCTCAAGCAACTCTTTAGAGAAGGAAGTGGCACTGCTGCAAGTCAATATCGTCGCTTTGACTAAGCTGACTAAACTGCTATTGCCATCAATGCTGAAAAACAAAGACGGAAAAATAATGAACCTGGCCTCTATGGCAGCATTTGTGGCGGGACCACAAATGGCTGTCTATTATGCGAGCAAAGCTTATGTTCTTTCATTCTCAGAAGCTCTCGCTTGTGAGCTGGAAGGAACGGGAGTTACGGTGACCGCAGTATGCCCCGGAGCTACCGCAACTGAGTTTCAAGAACGAGCCGGACTGGGTCGCTCCAAGCTCTTCTCCAAATTCAAACCAATGGATGCCACTACTGTGTCTGAGATCGGTTATCGAGGCATGATGAACGGTGACGTTATAGTGATCACGGGAACCTCCAATAAGTTTATGGGATTGGCAACACGATTGCTCCCGAGGAGCGTGTGCACGCATATGGTGAAGCGCATTCAGGCGGCCCGCTAAACAGCAAAATCAAAAGACAACAACGCTGGATACTCGGGCTAATGGGCACAATTACAGTGCACAACCGAGGCGGTGAAATGTCGAACCCCAAAGAAAGGCCGCAGTCCGAAGAGGGTGGAGACTCTACTTCTGCCGACAACATGGTTGCTTCGTCGCGCATCGCCAACCGCGAACTTCAACCCGCAGAAAAAGCCACTGCCAGGTCAGACGTCTTGAACATCGACATGGCAAGCGCAGCAGAGCCGCCAATTACCTGGGAACATGTAGTAGAGAATGGCAGCGCTGGAATCAGTGACTCAAATTCGCGAAAGATTTTGACAGTCGAAAAATTGACTGATCTCTTGCACCAACATGGAATTGCAAGTCTGCGATGGTGCACTTCCATAAGGCGAAGAAGGGAAAAACATAAAGCGCAAAACGAAGACTATCGCGAGCGGAATGAAGATAAAGATTCAGATGCATACGATCGAGAACACAACGTCGGACTGAACTATATTCTCCGCTTAACAGCATCTTCCGGGTCAGCCAACTCCGAAACGAATTGCGAGATAGAACGAATTCGAAAAATTATTTCAGCAGAGAGAATCGTCGGCACGCCGGCGAAGCGCTATGTTCTGGGCAGTGAAATCGCCCTGGCGCTGATCATTGCCGCAGCCGGTGCAACAAGAATCAGAGGCGGAACGGGAAAGAGTGGACCGCGGACCCAACTGATTCCAGGAGACCGAAACTCTCAGGACCTCAACTCAGGTAATGAAAACTCGCAAGACAGAGACGCGCAAGATAGAAACGCAGGAGACTTACCCGCAGGTGATGCAACAGCAGGCGAACAATATTTCCTCTCAGGGAGATCAGGAGATATAAATACCGAACGAAATAATTCGACTGCGCATCCTCGGGGAAAAAAACAATCCGCCAGGCCAAAGACAATAATCGCATCCACTGACACTTTGATCAGCATTGCCGAAGCATTCTTCTATGACCCGAACGTTGCCTGGCTGATTGCAGATCTGAACCAGAAAATTACTAAAGAGAGTTTTATGGATGGCAAGCGCATCGTAGAAGTTAAGTCGCGCCAGCAGATAGAACTTCCGTTGCGTGAAGAGATCGAAAGATTTTATAGAACCAGATCAGACAACGAGCGCGGCGAAAACGTAATTACGATTGTGGATGAAACTGTGATTGATTCAGAATTGCTCAACAGTTCGCTGATGAAACTATTGAATCCAGAGGAAGAATAATTTGAAGTGCGATATCATTTGGTGATTCAGTCACAAATATTCTAATCGTACTAATAAGGCACCATGTCAAAATCAAACCATGTGAACCTTGCTTCAATGGCTCACGACAACATGCTCGAAGCAGGTTTTCAGCCAGATCTTACCCCTGAAATAAAAGAGCAGCTGAAGAACCTGAAGTCCACGCCACCAAAAGGAAACGAGAAAACGAGGGATCTCAGAGAGCTGCTCTGGTCTTCCATCGACAATAGAGAATCACAAGATCTAGATCAAATTGAATGGTCAGAATCATTACCCGATGGCAATATGCGCCTTTTAATCGGAATTGCTGATGTGGATGCATATGTACCTAAAGACTCACCGATCGACCTATATGCAAGAGTCAATACCACGTCCGTCTATATGGGCATCATGACTTATCCAATGCTGCCTGAAAAGCTATCCTTCGACATCAGTTCGTTACTTCCTCATGTCGACCGACTGGCAATCGTTACTGAATTGATTGTAGATAAAAACGGTGCGGTCATCTTTACTGATTTTTATCGTGCGCTGGTCAGAAACCACGCTAAACTCGCGTATGCCGACATCGGACCCTGGCTCGACAGCAAAGATGATTTGCCTGACAGACTAGACCAACCAGGACTGGCAGATCAACTCCACATGCAAGATCTGGCAGCAGATCGCTTAAAAGAAGTGCGCATCAGAAATGGTGCGCTCAATCTTGCCACAGTCGAAGCAACACCAGTCGCACAAAATGGAAAAGTCGTAGACATTACGACAACAGAGCACAATGCCGGACGCGATCTGATAGAGAACCTCATGGTCGCAGCCAACACAGCCATGGCTCAAGAATTGGACAAGAAAGGAACTTTTTCGATTCGCAGAATTGTCCGAGAGCCCAAACGCTGGCCGAAAATTGTCGAAACAGCCCGAGCACTAGGCTACACATTGCCAGAAACTCCTGACTCCAAAGCACTCTCAGAATTTCTGGACCAGAGAAAGTCCGTCGACCCCGATCACTTTCCTGACTTGTCACTGACTATCGTGAAACTGCTGGGACCAGGAGAATACGTCGTAGTCAAGTCAGGCGAAGCACACGAAGGACACTTCGGTCTGGCGGTGCAAGACTACACGCATTCAACGGCACCAAATCGCCGCTACCCAGACATCGTCACCCAGCGTCTTTTGAAGAGTGTGATTGATAAGAAGCCTGAGATTTATAGCCAGAGTGAACTGGAAGATATCGCCGCCCACTGCACGCAAATGGCGAGCGCGGCCAACAGAGTCGAACGTTTCATGCGTAAAGCCGCCGCTGCAGTACTGTTGAGCGACAAAATTGGACAAACCTTCAAAGGCATCGTCACCGGTGTCAAAGAAGATGCAACCTATGTTCGAATATCGAAACCCTCAGCAGAAGGTCGAATCATCAAAGGACAACGCGGCGTTGACGTGGGCGACAAAGTTAAAGTGCGTCTGCTGTCTACAGATCCGCTCAAGGGATTTATAGATTTTCAGAAGATTTGATTGAGGAGCCACTACTGACCAGAGGTAAATTTCTTCAAGTATTCTCTCGCCAGGTCGCTTTTCATCAGCTTTTCCTTGAGCTCATTATTATCTAAACCGGCTGGAATTTTGTCGCCGTACTTCTGCCGCAACTCATTTATGATTGCATCAGTATTGCGATGGCCGGGGGCACCAGCAGCCGAAGCTCCACCACCGCCGCTATAAGAAGTGCGGGCGCCACCGCCTGCAGGTCTTTGCGTCTTCAAAATCTGACTGCGCTTCAACTGGTCTGTTAAACCATCAGCAATAGAATCAATTCTCGCTTCTAACTGAGGACTGGCGTTGCCCTGCTTGATTTGATCTTCAATCTTATTCAACTCGTTCAAATAAGTCGTGATACCAAAATTCTGTTTCTTTGCCACCTTAATGCTTGAGAGCAGCAGCTGTCTTTTAGCCTCGAAAGCCCCTGGGGCAACTTTGTCAGAGTAGAGAAGCGCCATCGGGTCAGAAGGAGCCTTAGCAGCATCGGCCGCATTTGTTGCGCCGGGGGCTGCAGGTGCGGCAGCGGATGGCGAAGATGAAGGGATAGCGGGCTTCTCTTGAGGAGGTTCTGCTCGACCGGCCGCTGTTTCATCTGTGACGATTTTGGAGGGCTGAGATTCGCTCTCACTGACAGGCTTGGCAGCAGGCACTGGGTCAGTGACAATAGTCGATTTCTTTCCATCGCTTGCAGGTGCGGCTTCATCGGCATGGGCAGCAGCGCTGCTTCCAAGCAAACACAACGCAAACAGCGCTAGTGTTGAACTCTTCCGACTCATCATAACTCCCTCCTCAGGTTTACCAGCCAGCGCAATTGGAATAATCACTCTATGCAATATGTAGCAAGAATTCAAAAATTTTGTCGCGTTATGGTCTGCGCCGTAATTGCCGCTTCTATTAGTCCACGCGAGGGCGCCGCTCAAACCGCAAGAGCTCAACGGGATTATGATTTTAAGCAAGTCGTCACTTCCGATGGAACTCCACGCAGTTACTTCGTGCACGTGCCTGCCTCTTACGACAGAAAGAAGCCTATGCCTCTGGTCATGGTCTTTCACGGACTGCACATGAACGGCAGAATCATGTCGCCGCTGACCAGATTTGATGTTCTGGCAGATCGAAAAAATTTCATTGTCGCCTACCCCGATGGTTTGGGCGGCAAATGGCAGACGGCTTATGGCGGCAGTCCCGATGATGTGCGATTTGTCGCTGATATGATCGGCCAAATCTCAAGGACGGTGTCAGTCGATTCAAGGCGCATCTACGCTGTGGGGATGTCGAACGGCGGATATTTCACTGAGCGTCTGGCCTGCGAAATGCCCGATAAACTTGCTGCCATTGCCATTGTCGCCGCTTCAATGATGGACTCGACAGCAACACATTGCGGTGCCAATCGACGAGTGCCCGCCATGTTCTTCATCGGCTCGCAAGACCCTCTCGTACCATCGGAAGACAGTGGACACAACGACACCCTGGGCAAGCTCGGAGACGCTGTCGGTCTGAGCGGGCTTGGCAATCTGAGCGTACCTATGGCTAAAATGGGCGGACTGATGACGGAGCGCGAAGCGGTTGACTTCTGGTGCCGTCACAATCAAACTTCAGCTAGCCCATATACGACAAATGAACCAGACAAAGATCCTCACGACGGAACCCGTGTGAAACGAGAGACTTTTGGCGCTTACAACAGCGAGGTGGTGCTTTACTCGATTCAAGGAGGTGGGCATACCTGGCCTGGAGCCTTCTACAGCGGTCCGTCCGACCTCCTGGGCAAAACCTGCAATGACATCGATGCAACCGAACTGATTTCAGATTTTTTCTTGCGACACAACAACTGACGCATAGTCAGATGACCTCAAGGGAGCCTTTACAGCGTGTTAAAATTCACATCTTGCCCTTGAGGAACTTGCTATGCACGACGTCGCAGATAAGGTAGGTGATGCCGCGCTCGTTGGCGCGATTGCAGCAGCTATCGCCGCGCTCGCTCTTGCATGCCGCACCAGGGGATCCAAGCTGGACAAACGACCTGTCGGCTTTCCGGCTGATGCCAATGCCACGCTAGCAAAATACGAAAACGCTTACCTTCAGCTCGTCAGCAAATCGGCCGAGGAGCCGAGAACAGGTCAAGGCGAGCCTTCGACGGCGCTCGAGTACGCCCTTGTAGCATTCGAACAGGCAAAGGGACCGTCTCGTGGCGAAAGCAGCAGAGGATCTGCTCCGCCATCACAACCGCCCAAAGCGATGAAACCTGGAAAGGGCAAAAGATAATTGCATAGTGAATCCCCACTGAAGTTTGCCAACACCTGGGGAACCATTCCCCTCGGTAGAAGCCGACTGCAAATCAGACTGGTCGTTTTCTGGTGCGCCGCCTTCACGTGGATTATCTGGACAGTGGCGAAAACAGGGCCGCAGGGACTGATTTCACTGGCTTACAATTCAATATTCGTCATCGTGTTGATGATAATCTCGCGCGCCACGACCACTGTTCCACTTGCCACCACGGGTACTATCGCGCTTTGCGGTGGCGTGATGATGGGAATAGCCGGGTCTGCCGGAGTGCAACTGGCCAATGCGATCGGACCAGGCAATCCGATCACCCCTTTGCTGCAAGCTATTATGGAAGAGTTGCTCAAAATACTTCCTGTTCTCGTCCTACTTTTTCGAGGGCGAAATTTCAGTTCTCTGACCCTGGGAGCAACTGACATTTTTCTGCTGGGAGTCGCATCCGGAGCAGGCTTTGCTTACTCCGAAGACGCATTTGTTCATGCCGCCGCCTGGCAAACCCAGATTGTCTGGCTTCCGGCCACTGAGGTGATTAACGGCCGCATGGTCGCCGGGCATGCGATCTGGACCGGTCTGGCTGCTGGATCGCTTGGTCTTGCCCTGATGCAAAAACAGCATCGCAGCGCACTGCTAATGGTGGCACCACTAGGGCTTGTCTGGGCTCTCATCGACCACATAACTTACAATTTCGCCTTCAACAGAAACGATCTGACCGCCAATATGCTCAACTGGGTGAGCGGCTACGGCTATATCACGATCGCTCTTTTCGTTGCCTGCTACGCAGGAGTTTTGCTCTTCGACCGTTTCGTGCTCTTCAAAACGCTACCGAAGGTTCCTGAGTTTCGAATTCCTTCTTCAAAGGAAGCCGCAGAAACACTGGAAAATTTCTGGGAGTTCGTCCTGGACCGCCGCAGGCTTGCTTACGCATATTATCGATATGTTCGCCGAACCGGCGAGGACAAGCGCAAGCCGGCTCTGGTTGTGGCAATTCTGATGCAG from Candidatus Melainabacteria bacterium encodes the following:
- a CDS encoding septal ring lytic transglycosylase RlpA family protein, whose protein sequence is MINIVRYFCAVVFVLLIFTTPALSSPIRKIESKIGKVFHGVASFYADKFNGRKTASGEIFDNSKLTCAHRSLPFGTKILVKNPDTGSCCEVIVNDRGPYAHNRVVDLSKAAARKLGITGLGRVVCYAGKSVVNAIDIEGPTKSGKTAVDGVNQSKVIASAENASEPLKVNAAQSGNDASESQASKPKAD
- a CDS encoding tetratricopeptide repeat protein, which encodes MQDVKLDWEELRQAGQLAFVEQRYEDCEKAWFEALEFARQNYRDLQIATSCLDLATLYNSVGQYQQAEPRITEALELRARNLGDQSIEVAECLTALAKNQGFQGKLHECEQLYRQALQIKESMLGAEHLDVADSLQELANFYASVGNFNECEPLMLRALAVKEANAGLVSKEVANGLKTLARIYRKQGRFADADAYYLKTLSVKEELLGMDHAEVAETLRSLANNYSYQGKYAEAEPLYKRSLEIYEKNPEPDHSEIATNLHNLAVLYYKMSRDGEAAMLYRRALELFSTVLGTEHPEVATTLLSMAKFYEERKKYDKAAALTNLAVQIYEKNYGPDHKAVGNALKDLAELYSAQGRTFEAEDLRKRSRAILAG
- a CDS encoding class I SAM-dependent methyltransferase translates to MGSDDSPKKMTRLYEIPLLYDLAFRRMAITNNVDGLLACHERFGSEHELKNVLELAAGPSRHALEFASRGYLATAIDNSPSMCFYATKLAGDLSVPLNVNNEDMLDFNISENFDLAFILLNSIGHVHTATDLTRHLAAVSRHLSRDGLYVVEAHYPHWSGRESIKQSSWPVELEGIQLHVDFGATDDEFDVDTRVRSLKLHIYGSVMGNSVDLADHLMIRSWSADCFEETVAESGFFEIAAKLSSLDPDQPFNPAEAGRLVYVLKKKDGLLSQNASKQQ
- a CDS encoding cupin domain-containing protein, translating into MTADELKAMLDLKPLPGEGGFFKEIFRAPEMLAKSSLPLRYEDERATMTSIFYMLDSSTFSAFHRLKSDEIYHFYLGDPVVLSLIDQSGRLTEVTLGKDIASGHQLQYVVPKRVWQGSRLAPGGNFALMGCTVAPGFEFADYEHGERRVLLGDHPLHEEIIVALTRSD
- a CDS encoding SDR family oxidoreductase, whose protein sequence is MAKRALVTGASEGIGFELCKLLAKDGYSIVLTARNQQQLEKRVEQLKEHKIETHIIVQDLSLPDACEKIVEELTAKNLQIDILINNAGFANYGYFSSNSLEKEVALLQVNIVALTKLTKLLLPSMLKNKDGKIMNLASMAAFVAGPQMAVYYASKAYVLSFSEALACELEGTGVTVTAVCPGATATEFQERAGLGRSKLFSKFKPMDATTVSEIGYRGMMNGDVIVITGTSNKFMGLATRLLPRSVCTHMVKRIQAAR
- a CDS encoding RNB domain-containing ribonuclease translates to MSKSNHVNLASMAHDNMLEAGFQPDLTPEIKEQLKNLKSTPPKGNEKTRDLRELLWSSIDNRESQDLDQIEWSESLPDGNMRLLIGIADVDAYVPKDSPIDLYARVNTTSVYMGIMTYPMLPEKLSFDISSLLPHVDRLAIVTELIVDKNGAVIFTDFYRALVRNHAKLAYADIGPWLDSKDDLPDRLDQPGLADQLHMQDLAADRLKEVRIRNGALNLATVEATPVAQNGKVVDITTTEHNAGRDLIENLMVAANTAMAQELDKKGTFSIRRIVREPKRWPKIVETARALGYTLPETPDSKALSEFLDQRKSVDPDHFPDLSLTIVKLLGPGEYVVVKSGEAHEGHFGLAVQDYTHSTAPNRRYPDIVTQRLLKSVIDKKPEIYSQSELEDIAAHCTQMASAANRVERFMRKAAAAVLLSDKIGQTFKGIVTGVKEDATYVRISKPSAEGRIIKGQRGVDVGDKVKVRLLSTDPLKGFIDFQKI